AGCGTTTTATGGAAAACACGCCAGAAGAAGGACGTGGCTTTTCAGGCTCTGGTTTTTTAAGGCTACTCACTGGGAAATGCCTGTAGAAAGCTTGCACTGCCCCTGTAACCCCGTCCTCGGTTTCCATTGACTTGGCCAATTTTACTGCTTCTTGTTTCACCTGCGTTATGAAGCATGCAGGATTCAGTTTTTATTCAAGTTATGGATTCCATTCATTGATTATATTACAATCTCGAGGCGTTGCACCAAGAGTTAACCAAAGTCAGAAGCTCGAGAGAGTGAGCCTCTAAGTATTCTATATTTTCGTGTGCGTAGGCTAGAGACTAGGAAGCGGAGTCCTAGTCTCTAGCCGAGAAGTTAGTAAGAGGTAAGATGATGGAAAGTTAGCCGAGAAGTAATTTTGAAATCCTATGCCATGCAGTTGAAAACAATTGAGGAATTAAATCCATATTTCATAATCCAGCTTAGACAAAACTAGATTCTTAGAATAAAAGTTGTGTTTCATACCTGAGCATTGAGCATGAACCGGATCGCATCGACCAATTTCTCGAGTGAAAATTCATTGACAGGAATTGGCGCCGGACCAACTCCCCGAGCATGCACCTGTGCTCCCCAAAAGGGTTGATCTCCAAAGAAAGGAACCACAGTTGTCGGGCACTAAGAAACAGCAAATTTGGAAAAAAGTCGGCAATAAATTACTTGAAAacataaattttgaaataatttataaGGATAAGTCGCCACTTACTGCAGCTTTAAGACCAGCAGCAGTTGTTCCAGCACCTCCATGGTGTACCTAAAAATGCAACAAAAGACACGTCGAAATTTCATGAACGAAAACATCAGCTAAGAACAGCCGATGGTAATGAAAGTGCAACTTCAATGGGGTCATGAAAAGTTACAACATATGAAATCAACCTACTGGATGATCTCCAGATCATGGTGGACGAAAACATGAAAGCTATTTAATTCTTTATAAGTACATTTGAACAAATAAAAAAGAAGGGAATTTACCACAGCTGCGCATCTTGTGAAAAGCCAATCATGGGGACAGTTTTCCAAAAGGTAGACAAAGTCCTTTGGCTCTGCCACTGAATGCACAAAACACAGATGATTTTTTATGTCTCAGTCTATTCAAATTGACAAAAGAAATCAACAACCAATAAATTAACAAAACGTTGATAGCAGAAACATGAAGAAGCGTACAGTCTCCCAGGCCACCCCAGCCTTTGTTGATAATGCCCCGTTGTCCTGTAATTTCAAGAGCTCGAACAATTATTTCAGTCATCTTTTCAGGCTCCTCAACTGGCTGGAAAGATGCAGAACCAGAACGAAACAAAAAACATCAATTCTACAAAGATCCAAAAGCTGTGTTTTGATTGTTTCTCTCATCTTGACAAATCATTCTATGTGATCAGAGAATCGTTGAAAATTGCATATGTTAATGTCTTGATGATGATATGCAGATGCTCATTATTGTTCATCGTAAAAAAAATTCTGATAAGTTACAAGACACCAGGAACTTACAAGACTTCCAAAACCAATGTAAATAGGCTTCTCTTTATCTTCAAGCCACTTCAAAAGCGATTCTGGAGGTTCGTAACTAGAGGCTAGTTCcaaaaaacaaaatcccacTACATCAATTTTAGATCCCCAATCTGCAGGCAGATAAAAAAATCCGATGCAACATTAACATAATGCGAGAGTCCATTATTCAAGGACTTGGTATCTCTTATGGCATTGCAAACATTTTATTACAAGACTGGAGAGAGCAGAAACCAAAAAATGCAGAAGCAATTATATCTGAGTCTAAAAAATATTAATCCACAAGGATATTCATCAGTCAAAACAAAATAATGCATGAAACTTGGAATATGATCGTAGCTATAATTTAATTCGCTTAATTTAATCCATCAAACTCAAAGGTCCAAAGAACTAACCTTTTGGTTTAGGAACAAGGTGGGGACTCCAAATATATCCATAAGGCACGGCCGAAGAAGAGTTATAGGAACCACTCAAATAGGTCATGGGCCTTAGTTTTAGTTTTTTCTTCCTGAATTCATTTATCATGTCGCGTATTCCCAGCCAGATAAGTGCATCAACAATTTGATATGATAACTGCGATAGACAGCCAACTTCTTAGAAATCAGATTCTAAAATGACATCTTTCCAAAATTTCAGTTAAATCACTGGCATATAAACATTATTGTATACTCACTCGGTTACCAACTGGTTGCCTGACACGAGAAAGAGGATGTGGAAACTCACTGGTTGGCCTGCAAGTTGTACATCTCAAGGTAATTTTATTTGAAGATCTCATGGTAAACAGGAATGTGGGAAATTTAGATcttaatttcatatttttatcaCAAATTGATACGCATCAAGGAAGTGCTCGCAATATCCTCAAAACTACATTATTATGGTGGAAGAAATGTGATGGAATGAAGGGTAACACTAACGTCCAAGGCATTGTAAAAAATATGTGCAGTGGTACTTTGAGTGCCTCGGCGACATGCGTATGTCCTGAACAAGGAGTCCAAACAATAAGATGATATCACTGGCAAAAGCTTCAAAAAATTTTCAAGCAAAATAAATATCTTACCATATGCAGGTGGATTGGCAATTATGGCATCTACCTTGAATGAGATATTTGTATCGGGATCAGGACTAGTACACGCAGGAAGTAGGGAAAAGATTATCTCTTTAATTTGGCTCCGTTGGAGATGTATTTCCGAAGGTTCAGATGGTAAGAATCCTTTGTTCTTAACCATATCTACAATAAGCATGTATATGATGGTCGCAGCAATTCCTCGAATTAAAAAACTAACTCATATGATGTATGCAAATGTGGACAAGTAAAAACACCATAAGCTTTTAACAATTTTGACACTGCACTAGCGCGCATATATCAAAGCTATTTGGTGGAATTGGGAACGATTTTGTCACTCCACACTTCAGAAACGACGATCTCTTTAATTTTGTTTTGTGGGAGACATATCTCACAAGGTCCAGATGGTAAGTGGCTTTGATACTTCACCATATGTCCATATCTACAAAAAGTATGCACATGAAGGCCACAACCGTTCTTCGAATTAAAAAACTTACTCGTATGACATTGTACACAAAGTTGACAAGTACAATACCATATGCTTTAACAAATTTGTCAGTGTGTTAGAGCACATATATTGTATGCTATTCTGCAGACTTGGGAGTGATTATTGCAACACCCCACATCAGAAAATATGGGATGAGTAGAAATATGATTTTTGGGCATCTGATTTTATACAAATACATCACAACATGATTTGCACAAAAATGCTCATCCAGTGTCAAGTGCATTACTTGATGGCTTTTACCATAAGATAAGAAGCGTGCATAATGATTCATTCTAGAAATAAAGACTAACGGCGAAGACACAAAGTTGAAAAGTTCCAAGAGAAATGGGAATTTTGATCCAGAACTCACAAGCAGCTAGTACTTTTGGGTCTCCACCTAGAGGGTAAAATTCCAATCCAGCAGCCATAACAAATTCTTTAAAATTTGAGTGAGTGGCTAGTCTCACCCTGTGGCCATCGTCCTGTCAGAAGGTTTCCAGCATGAATTAGTCAAGAATCAAGCAGTAGCAGCAAATTCCCTTCACAAATGTCAGAGTATCCTAGATATTAATCAAAGGAAAAATTTGACATTATTTCTAATCAATAGAGAAAATGGCCTAAGACCAAAGCAAAAATTGGGTAAAAGAACATTCGAAGACAAAGAGATGAATATGTGGGAACATGATTAATAACACCAAACTCGTCTTACTTGTAAGCGTTTTCCGATGGCTATAAATGGCTGTACGTCTCCCCTTGTTCCAACAATTAACATTACAATTTGAAGTGGAGGCAATAATTCTGTATCTTCAGTAATCTCAATATCTTTGATTATATCACCATCATCTATTACTTCAGTACCAGAATTAGAACTCTGTGGTTTAATATTTTCTCCAACATCAAGTTGTACAGTTCCATCATTTTGAATGGTGGCTAATCGCTTCACTAATTTAAGCTGTCAAAAGCAGGTCAAACATATTAGCTTAGAGGGGCTGAGTTTTGttctttaaaattatattcCAAATAAACATTACATGGAAATACTAAAGAAAATTAATTCAGCAAACAACTAGCACACAAGCACATCATCTCGCAGCTAACCTTCTTCTTCGGAGCTAAATTTTCGTTTAAAAACTTTCTTAGCAACACACTGAGAGAGTGATTTATTTTTTCCGTCTCAACCATAGTAACCTGACTGGAGGTAGGATCCGACAGGTCTTTTGGTGACTGCTCCATAAAATTGAAATTCTCTCCAGGAAGGTTCCTGTCAACAGATTCTAAGCAGTGCAGATCAGGCTTAATGCAGCATAAAACATAGTTACATAACTGATATCCGAAACTAAAAGAGCATTTCCTCtcaaaagaaaaaatgaaaaacggtatcttaaaaaaattcaataactCGATTATTAAACCATCAGAGGTTCCAGAAATTCAAAGAGCCATATTTTCTACAAATTTAGGCGTTAAACGATTGGGAATAAGGAATATATAGATTGACAGAAAATTCCCTTTATGTTCCAGTCCTAATCACTATTTAAAGCGACTAATCAGCTAGTGAAAAAATCTAAGCATGTGTTAAATATAGATTTTGAAAATCAACAGTAACTTGGATGGTATGAAAcctttttattcaaattatattataaaagtTACAGAGTCGTTATCAGCCATCAGGATTCTTGATCACGGCGGATATATAGACTTGTAAAGTCCGATGGCACGTATTGTCAAGGTGGCGATATTTAGTTTAACAGCATAAGGACATTGATCTCATCTATTTGTTTTATGAGTACTCATAAAATTTACCGACATCAACATGAGTGTACTCGACTCTTATACCATCCAACGCTCTTCTCGTATTTTCTGTGAACATTAAAATACCAGAAAGCTCATTCTTTGGTGCAATGGTAAATCAGACTCTAGGTGTATTCTCCTCTCACTACTACATTATCCCAAATGCTGGTGTATCAGGAGCTCCCATTATCTTCAATCTTGCTTTTCAGTCTTGTCCAAATATAACACATTACATGACTAATGCACGAGAAGGTTAAAAACCACTTTGAGGCTTGAGCTCATGGGATCTGAGACAATAATAAGTATAAGGTAGAATTTGTGAAATATCATGTTGAATATTCAAGTTGTACACATATATGTTGATTTTGGGTAACAAAAGctcaaataaaattaatttaattccaTAAAATATGATGAGGATTGCACTCCAAATCCCGGTATCTTATTGGAATTTACTTGTCACCGAAACTTGAACACCCGGTAGCTGAACCCCCTGAACAATGTTATATTCAATGGCTTTCTTGAAAATACACTAAAACACATTCATTAGAAATGTCCTCGGGGCCACGCCAGTAAACTAGGAATAGGTCGGTGATCAAattgaaaaaagaaaattttgtggTGTCAGCACTGTAGAAATTTGTTACTCCCCCAAAACTGGAGTAAACCGGCCCTGCTTGTACCCTAGGCTTCAATAGTGTGTACCAGCCATACGAAAACCTGTTCTAAACTATACTCAAAAGACTAGCACCCCTATGGTTCTCAACGAAGAGAGGAAGCATCAGTTACCGGTAGGGGCCTGCTCAAAAGAAAATAACAACAATTTCCAATTTTATTACATTAGAGTCTAATCTTTGTCCCCTAATTGTTGGTTTTCATGATATTAAACCCGTACTAGGAGATGATTACCTGCGCAGCCCGAACGGGGATCATAATGAGAAATCCCATTTACGCCCTCACTAGTTCTTGATTCTTCTACCTTACCATCACCATTTTCTCCTTCAACCTCGACCACAAAATCTACAGGAAACTCTGCCATTACACCTATGGAATCAAATAAAGAAACCCAAGTGAAAAGAATGATTTTTTCAACCGTAACGGTTGATGGGCTCACCTTCCACACCTCAATTACAAGCTAAGAAATCCAGGAATTAAAGAtgaattaaaaattacattcaTGCATGCAAGCCCGCCGCTTCTTCTGGAAGTAACTGGAAAAGGTGGGGCCAACAAGAAGAAGAATCGAGTTGTGTTCTCTCTGGTCTCAAGAAAATCAAACTATCGAAACACAGAGAATAATTTTAAGGTGTTCGATGGAgcaagtttgattttgattccgTTTGTCGATCCTTTTAGTTGGTTTTCCGGGAAAAAGTGAGAGACGCGGAGGTGGAAAGTGCGCACGTTGTCAGGGGGCATCTGTCATTACCAACTCTCATGCAACGTGGTTCGATCTTGTGTTTCTAGCTATTTATTTTTGcgagtaaaagtccaaactaaGGCGACAGCATAGCTACGCCAGCGCCTGGCCTgacagataaaaaaaattattgacagAGAGAATCGAATTCatataaaaattacattttccaTTCCATTACCTCAAGTCTCGGCAAGATATCACTTTTTTGGATAAGCTAAAATAAAGATGTGGAGATTATTACGATGAAAGATAACAAAAATCAAGAATTCTGATTCAAAATCCCAGGTTGTCTAAAACAAACACAATAATGATAGACAGAAGACTTAAAGTTAGCTATCAAAGTATTTTGTTTTGCGTAATAACTAATTGCGtaatatctttatttttttttatctctttTTTTAACTTCAGAAATAATAACTAATAATCGATTCTATAAATCTAAGACTCGAATGCAAGCCAAGCTGTTCGGAAGAGAACGATTGGACAAATAGACTTCAGGACTGTAGGGTTGGTTTAATCAGATGCCAAAAAAAAAGGGTCTAATATTCCAACATCATTTGAGAAGCAAtacattattaatattattatatatatttaatttttaaaaatttgtgttAGACGGTCGCAcgatgtcgtattttgtgaaacggatctcttatttgggtcacacatgaaaaaaaatattactttttatgctaagagtattattttttattgtgaatattggtagagttgatttgtctcacaaataaagattcgtgagactgtctcacaagagacctacccCTTTAATTATTCCATCCGAAATTCAAATCGCTAATGCTTTCAATCCTTCAACCAGACATAAAATCGGTGACATTAGCTACTATATGGATAGCCTAATTTGATGATTTATATACAAAAAAATTACACTTTAATTTGATTCactatatattaatattttttatttatatataaaaaaatatattttttttggatTATGGGGCTctactctttcttttctttttttttttttttttttttttgacatggGCTCTACTCTTTCATTTTACTCTAATCTAGTAATAATCCTTTaaccatattaattaaatacttttttatgtttaaaataggcacatatttatttttaattaacttATTTCAACAATAGATTACGTAGATTAGCAATATCGAGGTTGAATTGTGAGAATCAAGTGAAAAGGCGAATAAAACAGGGACAGAATTTTCAAAACTCTATGTCATATTCCAACCAAAAAAATTCGAATCAAAATAAGTTAATTTACAcattaaacacatatttatctattatttatttacttttaaagattTACAATAATTCTTATAACAAAAAAATAGATTTTATAAATTGTAATTATAACGATAAGAAAATATCAACAACGAACAACATATTGCAATAATTTATATAAAGTaatcttattttaaatatataaatatggcGAAGTCCATTTTTGGTGATATATGGGCCCACGATCCAATAAGTTTTGGGCTTGTGTACTTGGAAGTAAAACAAGGCCCGATCCGATGTAAGTATTACTTGTATGTTTTTAATTAAACTCGAGTCATGTATAACGACCGATTTGGTCCGTCAAGGTGACACCAAACTAAAGTTTCATATGGTTATTGATACTCAcgagaaatttagggtccgattctagtaagtgtcactagtccagacgcaTGTTTCTAATTtgccctgagcctgaaatcacgaagaAAACCGTTAGAAGGGAGCCAAGAGAGTGttctggcgtagcccctccgacgctcaactcagagactgaggatataagAGGGAGCAGCTAAGGACGctgctgaaaaataatatattgaatgaatcaactgaacactcaaacctggtatttataggagaatacatgaGTACttgatgggcctgtcttccatttgggctaggATGTGCCAGGGATAGTGGGCTCACCCATGAGGTATCAGTCATCATGCTTCAATTACACTAGCTACTTTACACACGCAGTACGTGTGTacagtttttttttataattatccaGATACTAAAGTGAAATTTAACAAATTATCGAGTAACTAAAGTGCTATTTGAATTGTTGTAATTAAAAAAGTAAAAACAAAAGTAtttgttgaaatttaaaataaaaataaaaacaaaaatttaatattagtaTAACATAAGGATAAAATTAGAAGATCAAAAAACAGACCAAGACATCATCTTTGTCTCTATTATAGAGATTCttaataatagtaatagattaacgaaaatactaataaaaaaaaGACGGAAAAACTAAAGAGTGTAAAAAAAGAAATTCTTCTCCAAAGAATCTTAGCTCGAAAACCGTTCCGAAAACCAAAATTACATAGTACATGCATCGCGTGTGTCGATTACTAGTATCATTAATCTACGGGGTGTTATTACATAACACGTGAATGAAAAATACTATAactaattatataaatttacaTACGGTACGTACTAAAATTATTGCTACAAAAGTTAAAAAGCTAGCTATATCTAGAGAAATAAACC
This is a stretch of genomic DNA from Primulina eburnea isolate SZY01 chromosome 11, ASM2296580v1, whole genome shotgun sequence. It encodes these proteins:
- the LOC140805168 gene encoding sterol 3-beta-glucosyltransferase UGT80A2-like isoform X5, which codes for MEQSPKDLSDPTSSQVTMVETEKINHSLSVLLRKFLNENLAPKKKLKLVKRLATIQNDGTVQLDVGENIKPQSSNSGTEVIDDGDIIKDIEITEDTELLPPLQIVMLIVGTRGDVQPFIAIGKRLQDDGHRVRLATHSNFKEFVMAAGLEFYPLGGDPKVLAAYMVKNKGFLPSEPSEIHLQRSQIKEIIFSLLPACTSPDPDTNISFKVDAIIANPPAYGHTHVAEALKVPLHIFFTMPWTPTSEFPHPLSRVRQPVGNRLSYQIVDALIWLGIRDMINEFRKKKLKLRPMTYLSGSYNSSSAVPYGYIWSPHLVPKPKDWGSKIDVVGFCFLELASSYEPPESLLKWLEDKEKPIYIGFGSLPVEEPEKMTEIIVRALEITGQRGIINKGWGGLGDLAEPKDFVYLLENCPHDWLFTRCAAVVHHGGAGTTAAGLKAACPTTVVPFFGDQPFWGAQVHARGVGPAPIPVNEFSLEKLVDAIRFMLNAQVKQEAVKLAKSMETEDGVTGAVQAFYRHFPVSSLKKPEPEKPRPSSGVFSIKRCFGCRRF
- the LOC140805168 gene encoding sterol 3-beta-glucosyltransferase UGT80A2-like isoform X4 produces the protein MNLPGENFNFMEQSPKDLSDPTSSQVTMVETEKINHSLSVLLRKFLNENLAPKKKLKLVKRLATIQNDGTVQLDVGENIKPQSSNSGTEVIDDGDIIKDIEITEDTELLPPLQIVMLIVGTRGDVQPFIAIGKRLQDDGHRVRLATHSNFKEFVMAAGLEFYPLGGDPKVLAAYMVKNKGFLPSEPSEIHLQRSQIKEIIFSLLPACTSPDPDTNISFKVDAIIANPPAYGHTHVAEALKVPLHIFFTMPWTPTSEFPHPLSRVRQPVGNRLSYQIVDALIWLGIRDMINEFRKKKLKLRPMTYLSGSYNSSSAVPYGYIWSPHLVPKPKDWGSKIDVVGFCFLELASSYEPPESLLKWLEDKEKPIYIGFGSLPVEEPEKMTEIIVRALEITGQRGIINKGWGGLGDLAEPKDFVYLLENCPHDWLFTRCAAVVHHGGAGTTAAGLKAACPTTVVPFFGDQPFWGAQVHARGVGPAPIPVNEFSLEKLVDAIRFMLNAQVKQEAVKLAKSMETEDGVTGAVQAFYRHFPVSSLKKPEPEKPRPSSGVFSIKRCFGCRRF
- the LOC140805168 gene encoding sterol 3-beta-glucosyltransferase UGT80A2-like isoform X1, translating into MHECVMAEFPVDFVVEVEGENGDGKVEESRTSEGVNGISHYDPRSGCAESVDRNLPGENFNFMEQSPKDLSDPTSSQVTMVETEKINHSLSVLLRKFLNENLAPKKKLKLVKRLATIQNDGTVQLDVGENIKPQSSNSGTEVIDDGDIIKDIEITEDTELLPPLQIVMLIVGTRGDVQPFIAIGKRLQDDGHRVRLATHSNFKEFVMAAGLEFYPLGGDPKVLAAYMVKNKGFLPSEPSEIHLQRSQIKEIIFSLLPACTSPDPDTNISFKVDAIIANPPAYGHTHVAEALKVPLHIFFTMPWTPTSEFPHPLSRVRQPVGNRLSYQIVDALIWLGIRDMINEFRKKKLKLRPMTYLSGSYNSSSAVPYGYIWSPHLVPKPKDWGSKIDVVGFCFLELASSYEPPESLLKWLEDKEKPIYIGFGSLPVEEPEKMTEIIVRALEITGQRGIINKGWGGLGDLAEPKDFVYLLENCPHDWLFTRCAAVVHHGGAGTTAAGLKAACPTTVVPFFGDQPFWGAQVHARGVGPAPIPVNEFSLEKLVDAIRFMLNAQVKQEAVKLAKSMETEDGVTGAVQAFYRHFPVSSLKKPEPEKPRPSSGVFSIKRCFGCRRF
- the LOC140805168 gene encoding sterol 3-beta-glucosyltransferase UGT80A2-like isoform X2, whose translation is MAEFPVDFVVEVEGENGDGKVEESRTSEGVNGISHYDPRSGCAESVDRNLPGENFNFMEQSPKDLSDPTSSQVTMVETEKINHSLSVLLRKFLNENLAPKKKLKLVKRLATIQNDGTVQLDVGENIKPQSSNSGTEVIDDGDIIKDIEITEDTELLPPLQIVMLIVGTRGDVQPFIAIGKRLQDDGHRVRLATHSNFKEFVMAAGLEFYPLGGDPKVLAAYMVKNKGFLPSEPSEIHLQRSQIKEIIFSLLPACTSPDPDTNISFKVDAIIANPPAYGHTHVAEALKVPLHIFFTMPWTPTSEFPHPLSRVRQPVGNRLSYQIVDALIWLGIRDMINEFRKKKLKLRPMTYLSGSYNSSSAVPYGYIWSPHLVPKPKDWGSKIDVVGFCFLELASSYEPPESLLKWLEDKEKPIYIGFGSLPVEEPEKMTEIIVRALEITGQRGIINKGWGGLGDLAEPKDFVYLLENCPHDWLFTRCAAVVHHGGAGTTAAGLKAACPTTVVPFFGDQPFWGAQVHARGVGPAPIPVNEFSLEKLVDAIRFMLNAQVKQEAVKLAKSMETEDGVTGAVQAFYRHFPVSSLKKPEPEKPRPSSGVFSIKRCFGCRRF
- the LOC140805168 gene encoding sterol 3-beta-glucosyltransferase UGT80A2-like isoform X3 → MFTENTRRALDGIRVEYTHVDVESVDRNLPGENFNFMEQSPKDLSDPTSSQVTMVETEKINHSLSVLLRKFLNENLAPKKKLKLVKRLATIQNDGTVQLDVGENIKPQSSNSGTEVIDDGDIIKDIEITEDTELLPPLQIVMLIVGTRGDVQPFIAIGKRLQDDGHRVRLATHSNFKEFVMAAGLEFYPLGGDPKVLAAYMVKNKGFLPSEPSEIHLQRSQIKEIIFSLLPACTSPDPDTNISFKVDAIIANPPAYGHTHVAEALKVPLHIFFTMPWTPTSEFPHPLSRVRQPVGNRLSYQIVDALIWLGIRDMINEFRKKKLKLRPMTYLSGSYNSSSAVPYGYIWSPHLVPKPKDWGSKIDVVGFCFLELASSYEPPESLLKWLEDKEKPIYIGFGSLPVEEPEKMTEIIVRALEITGQRGIINKGWGGLGDLAEPKDFVYLLENCPHDWLFTRCAAVVHHGGAGTTAAGLKAACPTTVVPFFGDQPFWGAQVHARGVGPAPIPVNEFSLEKLVDAIRFMLNAQVKQEAVKLAKSMETEDGVTGAVQAFYRHFPVSSLKKPEPEKPRPSSGVFSIKRCFGCRRF
- the LOC140805168 gene encoding sterol 3-beta-glucosyltransferase UGT80A2-like isoform X6 — encoded protein: MHECVMAEFPVDFVVEVEGENGDGKVEESRTSEGVNGISHYDPRSGCAESVDRNLPGENFNFMEQSPKDLSDPTSSQVTMVETEKINHSLSVLLRKFLNENLAPKKKLKLVKRLATIQNDGTVQLDVGENIKPQSSNSGTEVIDDGDIIKDIEITEDTELLPPLQIVMLIVGTRGDVQPFIAIGKRLQDDGHRVRLATHSNFKEFVMAAGLEFYPLGGDPKVLAAYMVKNKGFLPSEPSEIHLQRSQIKEIIFSLLPACTSPDPDTNISFKVDAIIANPPAYGHTHVAEALKVPLHIFFTMPWTPTSEFPHPLSRVRQPVGNRLSYQIVDALIWLGIRDMINEFRKKKLKLRPMTYLSGSYNSSSAVPYGYIWSPHLVPKPKDWGSKIDVVGFCFLELASSYEPPESLLKWLEDKEKPIYIGFGSLDNGALSTKAGVAWETWQSQRTLSTFWKTVPMIGFSQDAQLWYTMEVLEQLLLVLKLHARQLWFLSLEINPFGEHRCMLGELVRRQFLSMNFHSRNWSMRSGSCSMLR